The following proteins are co-located in the Pedobacter sp. FW305-3-2-15-E-R2A2 genome:
- a CDS encoding BlaI/MecI/CopY family transcriptional regulator, translating into MKAQTTENNRQIEPTKSELEILQVLWEQGPLTVRLVNDKLNENREVNYTSTLKLMQIMADKGILTRDESQMKHIYHVAEKEQTTKDFLLEKFIDTMYNGSASSLMMQLMGNKKTSKEDLETIKALLNQLEQK; encoded by the coding sequence ATGAAAGCACAGACCACTGAAAATAACAGGCAAATAGAGCCAACGAAATCCGAGCTGGAGATCTTACAGGTATTGTGGGAGCAGGGCCCGCTGACGGTTCGTCTCGTGAATGATAAGTTAAATGAAAACCGTGAGGTAAATTATACCTCGACATTGAAGCTGATGCAGATCATGGCGGATAAAGGAATCCTGACCAGGGATGAAAGTCAGATGAAGCACATTTATCATGTGGCGGAGAAGGAGCAAACGACCAAAGATTTTTTATTAGAGAAGTTTATTGATACCATGTATAATGGTTCTGCCAGCAGCTTGATGATGCAGCTGATGGGCAATAAAAAAACTTCGAAAGAAGATCTGGAAACGATTAAAGCACTATTGAATCAATTGGAACAAAAATAA
- a CDS encoding M56 family metallopeptidase gives METIIFKTLLHSLWQGLALALITALMLVFTSKSSAKLRYNLLISGLILFAVSSSFSFVYEWQQSTQTDFETLRVIAPSVDDQQIQANVPLTGAEPVDLIQKAVRYFSGYASTIVLIWFLVICARSVQLFAGLYSIKRIRNTQVSPAGIYWENKVKALALQFGITQVVQIVQSGIVKVPMVVGHLKPLILVPIGLINGLSEKEVEAIICHELAHIKRRDYLVNILQSLMEIVFFFNPAVLWVSKLIREERESCCDDMTISSTHDKVNYISALISCQEFQPGNPEYAMAISGKNDQLVQRVKRMVSNDTPSLNNIEKGILAVGLVAAVTLTAAFSGPQRAGKEPKNNVVLQDTLRLKKKQLNSTIQKSSVTKSGQHLVKTDKGLVPVENRSGLEPEILEDKEAALRDQQAALRDQQATFRDQQATFRDQQATLLNKQAAFRDLQAQKKDRLAKGQDARAAERERLALERDRLASERDKSAAERDRLSVEENLKLDLKVKTSTSQTIRTTVRESDNNPEKRKVTLKTGITADYLNKGEFDENTSTYIANDLTRDGLIWKNEKLSFRIDKNEFVVNGKTLPESTHKKYAKKYLKRPDWILAYNYEIK, from the coding sequence ATGGAAACGATCATTTTTAAAACCTTATTACACTCTCTTTGGCAAGGGCTTGCGCTTGCTTTAATCACAGCATTGATGCTGGTGTTTACGAGTAAGTCCAGTGCTAAACTGCGTTATAACCTGCTGATTTCGGGTTTGATATTATTTGCAGTCAGCAGCAGTTTTTCCTTCGTTTACGAATGGCAGCAATCAACTCAGACTGACTTTGAAACTTTAAGAGTTATTGCTCCTTCGGTTGATGATCAACAAATTCAGGCGAATGTTCCCCTTACCGGAGCAGAGCCGGTAGATCTGATTCAAAAGGCGGTTCGGTATTTTAGTGGTTATGCTTCTACTATAGTGCTGATCTGGTTCCTGGTGATTTGCGCAAGAAGCGTTCAGCTTTTCGCAGGACTTTACAGCATTAAAAGAATCAGAAATACACAGGTAAGCCCGGCAGGAATATATTGGGAAAACAAGGTGAAAGCCCTGGCCCTCCAGTTTGGAATTACTCAGGTGGTACAGATCGTTCAGTCAGGGATTGTAAAGGTACCTATGGTGGTCGGACATCTTAAACCATTGATCCTGGTTCCAATAGGGCTGATCAATGGTTTGTCAGAAAAAGAAGTGGAGGCAATCATTTGTCATGAGCTGGCACACATTAAAAGAAGGGATTATCTGGTTAATATTTTACAAAGCCTGATGGAGATTGTTTTCTTCTTTAATCCTGCAGTATTGTGGGTTAGCAAGCTGATCCGGGAAGAAAGAGAGAGCTGCTGCGATGATATGACGATTTCCAGTACTCATGATAAGGTCAATTATATTAGCGCGTTGATTTCCTGCCAGGAGTTTCAACCGGGAAATCCGGAGTATGCCATGGCGATCTCAGGAAAGAATGATCAGCTGGTACAGCGGGTGAAAAGAATGGTCTCTAATGACACTCCCAGTTTGAATAATATTGAAAAAGGGATACTTGCCGTAGGATTGGTGGCTGCAGTGACTTTAACCGCTGCATTCTCAGGACCACAACGTGCAGGAAAGGAGCCGAAAAACAATGTCGTCTTGCAGGATACACTGAGGTTGAAGAAGAAACAGCTGAATTCGACCATTCAGAAAAGTTCGGTAACCAAATCAGGACAGCATTTGGTTAAAACCGATAAAGGGCTGGTTCCTGTTGAAAATCGTTCTGGTCTGGAGCCGGAAATACTGGAAGATAAGGAAGCTGCACTACGCGATCAACAAGCCGCTTTACGTGATCAACAAGCCACTTTCCGCGACCAGCAAGCTACTTTCAGAGATCAACAAGCAACCTTGCTGAATAAACAGGCTGCTTTTCGGGACCTGCAGGCACAAAAGAAAGACCGCTTAGCGAAAGGTCAGGATGCAAGGGCTGCGGAAAGGGAGAGATTAGCTTTGGAAAGGGATAGGTTGGCTTCGGAAAGAGATAAATCCGCTGCAGAAAGAGATCGGTTAAGCGTGGAAGAAAATTTGAAGTTAGACCTGAAAGTAAAAACCTCGACGAGCCAGACGATCAGAACTACAGTTCGGGAGAGTGATAACAATCCTGAAAAAAGGAAAGTAACCCTAAAGACTGGAATTACGGCGGATTATCTGAATAAAGGAGAATTTGACGAAAATACATCTACCTATATCGCCAATGATTTAACCAGGGATGGCCTGATCTGGAAAAATGAAAAGCTTTCTTTTAGAATTGATAAGAACGAGTTTGTGGTGAATGGAAAAACCTTACCGGAAAGTACCCATAAAAAGTACGCAAAGAAGTACCTGAAGCGTCCCGATTGGATCCTGGCCTACAACTATGAAATTAAATAA
- a CDS encoding TonB-dependent receptor, with the protein MKLCIVTILVAWAGIAANFAFAQSSVTPKSTGKGQISGKVLNEQKQAFDLATVALFRVQDSTLLKSSFTEQDGKFSFEQLNEGDYRIKISAMGYQNYQTEVLHITAMNSGLSLPDISLMATTKNLKEVSIVGQKAFVERKIDRTVVNVDALIANSGTTAMDVLEKSPGVSVDQNGVISLKGKQGVTIFIDDKPTYLSGADLESYLRSLPSASLDQIELMTNPPARYDAAGKAGVINIKTKKTNSRGFNGGINLAYTQGELARSNNSFNLNYRHHKLNFFGSLSNTFQNNFTDLDLFRKYKNEDGSTKSYFEQNSYIRRKGIGFNGKAGMDYYQTEKTTWGMVLTGMHRTSPETNNNVSNLLNAQRGLDSIVKALTKENEIFKNLGLNMNYRHQFDKKGQQLTVDADYLVYNTKNDQVINNSSYLPDQSLKSEDILMGKLPSNIKIYTLKADYSKPFKNDWKMELGAKTSYTKTDNVGEYSYTINQVTKPDYEKSNHFIYKENINSGYLNMNKEAGKWSFQMGLRLEHTNSDGHQMGNPLKPDSAFKRSYTNLFPTIYLSYKLDTAGHNQIGLNYGRRVDRPYFQQLNPFISPLDKFTYYLGNPFLNPSFTHSIELSHTFKNKITTTFSYSDTKDEVNETIEIKNGLYYSRPGNIGRKIVKSMSVNAGLDLTSWLNWQFYGELTNLNSKSSDFYNGVLNSKGTFFFSTNTFQFKLNQSWSTELGGMYRTKINDAQFTIGKLYAINAGVQKKLSPSTTLKLNASDIFYTRIVNGEINNLAMTTAGWRNRSDSRTVLLSFSYRFGKTFSDLRKHNQTGAEAEKNRVNN; encoded by the coding sequence ATGAAACTATGTATCGTGACTATATTAGTCGCATGGGCAGGTATTGCCGCTAATTTTGCCTTTGCTCAGTCTTCCGTAACGCCTAAAAGTACAGGCAAAGGGCAGATTTCCGGTAAGGTGTTAAACGAACAAAAACAAGCTTTTGACCTGGCTACAGTAGCCTTATTCAGGGTTCAGGATAGCACCTTGCTGAAGAGCAGCTTTACGGAACAGGATGGTAAATTTTCTTTTGAGCAATTGAACGAAGGAGATTACCGCATAAAAATTTCGGCGATGGGTTATCAGAATTACCAGACGGAAGTGCTTCACATCACTGCAATGAACTCAGGGCTGTCACTGCCTGATATCAGCCTGATGGCGACGACGAAAAACCTAAAGGAAGTGTCTATTGTAGGACAGAAAGCCTTTGTAGAACGAAAGATCGATAGAACGGTAGTCAACGTTGATGCACTGATTGCCAATTCAGGAACTACAGCAATGGATGTACTCGAAAAATCTCCCGGCGTATCGGTGGATCAGAATGGAGTGATCAGTTTGAAGGGAAAACAGGGCGTCACCATATTTATTGACGATAAACCTACTTATTTGTCGGGCGCAGACCTGGAAAGTTACCTGCGTTCCCTGCCTTCGGCTTCCTTAGACCAGATAGAACTGATGACCAATCCACCGGCCAGATATGATGCTGCAGGAAAAGCCGGAGTGATCAATATCAAAACAAAAAAGACCAATTCCAGAGGGTTTAACGGGGGGATAAACCTGGCTTATACCCAGGGAGAACTGGCCAGAAGCAACAATAGCTTTAACCTGAACTACCGCCATCATAAACTGAATTTCTTTGGAAGCCTGAGCAATACCTTTCAGAATAATTTTACAGATCTGGATCTTTTCCGCAAGTATAAAAACGAAGATGGAAGTACGAAATCCTATTTTGAACAAAACAGTTATATCCGCAGAAAAGGTATCGGTTTTAACGGTAAAGCAGGGATGGATTATTACCAGACGGAGAAAACGACCTGGGGCATGGTGCTTACAGGAATGCACAGAACCTCACCGGAAACGAATAACAATGTCAGCAATCTTTTAAATGCACAACGCGGACTGGATTCTATTGTGAAAGCGCTGACCAAAGAGAACGAGATCTTTAAAAATCTGGGGCTGAATATGAATTACCGCCATCAGTTTGATAAAAAAGGACAACAGCTGACGGTTGATGCCGATTATCTGGTGTACAATACAAAAAATGACCAGGTGATCAACAATTCTTCTTATTTACCGGATCAAAGCTTAAAATCGGAAGATATCCTGATGGGGAAACTGCCTTCCAATATTAAGATTTATACCTTGAAGGCAGATTACAGCAAGCCTTTTAAAAACGACTGGAAAATGGAGTTGGGCGCTAAGACGAGTTATACAAAGACGGATAATGTAGGGGAGTATAGCTATACGATTAATCAGGTGACGAAACCTGACTATGAAAAGAGTAACCACTTTATCTATAAGGAGAACATCAATTCAGGTTACCTGAATATGAATAAAGAAGCTGGAAAATGGTCTTTTCAAATGGGATTGCGCCTGGAACATACCAATTCCGACGGACATCAGATGGGGAATCCGCTAAAGCCTGATTCTGCATTCAAAAGGAGTTATACCAACCTGTTTCCGACGATATATCTTTCTTATAAACTGGATACCGCAGGTCATAACCAGATCGGTTTAAACTATGGCAGAAGGGTAGACCGTCCCTACTTTCAGCAGTTGAATCCTTTTATTTCTCCCCTGGATAAGTTTACCTATTATCTTGGAAATCCCTTCCTGAATCCTTCATTTACGCATAGTATCGAGCTTTCTCATACTTTTAAAAATAAGATTACCACGACCTTTAGCTATAGCGACACCAAGGATGAGGTGAATGAAACCATCGAAATCAAAAACGGACTTTATTATAGCAGACCAGGTAATATTGGCCGCAAGATTGTAAAAAGTATGAGCGTAAATGCCGGGCTAGACCTCACTTCCTGGCTGAACTGGCAGTTTTATGGAGAGCTGACCAATTTAAATTCAAAGAGCAGCGACTTCTATAATGGCGTACTGAACAGTAAGGGGACATTTTTCTTTTCAACCAATACTTTTCAATTTAAGCTGAACCAGAGCTGGAGCACAGAGCTGGGAGGGATGTACCGGACAAAGATCAATGATGCCCAGTTTACCATCGGCAAACTTTATGCGATAAATGCAGGCGTCCAAAAGAAATTATCTCCAAGTACCACGCTGAAACTGAATGCCAGTGATATCTTTTATACCAGAATCGTTAATGGGGAAATCAATAACCTGGCAATGACTACGGCAGGCTGGCGAAATCGCTCAGACTCCAGAACAGTATTGCTGAGCTTCAGCTATCGCTTCGGTAAAACCTTCTCTGATCTTCGGAAACACAACCAGACCGGCGCAGAAGCAGAAAAAAACAGGGTGAATAATTAA
- a CDS encoding helix-turn-helix domain-containing protein, whose protein sequence is MAERKENSTNSLNRKCIVESNNLSYAIDMVGGRWKLLILVNLEKKKLRFNEIQKAMSNITERMLTLQLRELENDGLISRTVYAEVPPRVEYELTAISTELIPIWKKLCAWGAKHRKSRA, encoded by the coding sequence ATGGCCGAAAGAAAAGAGAACTCCACCAATAGCCTGAACAGGAAGTGTATTGTCGAAAGCAATAACCTTAGTTATGCGATAGACATGGTTGGTGGTCGCTGGAAGCTGCTCATTCTCGTCAATCTGGAAAAGAAAAAGTTAAGGTTCAACGAAATCCAGAAAGCGATGTCCAACATTACCGAGCGGATGTTGACCCTGCAACTGAGAGAATTGGAAAATGACGGATTGATCAGCAGAACAGTATATGCGGAGGTTCCTCCAAGGGTAGAATATGAATTGACAGCAATCAGCACAGAACTCATCCCAATATGGAAAAAGCTCTGTGCCTGGGGAGCAAAACATAGAAAGAGCAGGGCTTAA
- a CDS encoding MFS transporter, producing MKKIAYIGCLGLIGIISTEFGVIGILPQVAEHYQISIDKAGILLSAFALVIALTGPLMTLLSSGFDRKKIMMLSIAIFLLTGVVSSLAPPFWLLILVRLLPAFLQPVFISTAIAAALVDADQKKAHQLMGIVLGGIAIAMVTTVPFATYMASVFNWQASFVVQALVTGLALLAIFKGMPSMPVREKKSYGMQLKILKKPAFLISAMMNSLMVAAWFSTYSYFADYLGKVKGMDTEMISYMLFLFGITGVFANWLAGKMLSISIPGTTAFFLTGTVLVPFMLEYSGGSGWSTILVIAIWGFLYAPTFLNASAYLISAAPHALEFANSLSTSFGNLGVSVGTMLSGWVIADMGVKQSPWVGMCFGLMALLMIAWRTLLERKS from the coding sequence ATGAAGAAAATTGCATATATCGGATGCCTCGGGTTAATTGGCATCATCAGTACAGAATTTGGGGTTATAGGGATTTTACCTCAAGTCGCGGAACATTATCAGATCAGCATTGACAAAGCAGGGATACTGCTGAGTGCATTTGCATTGGTGATCGCATTGACGGGACCATTGATGACGCTATTGTCCTCCGGATTTGACCGTAAAAAGATCATGATGCTCAGTATTGCCATCTTTTTGCTGACCGGTGTGGTCTCATCTTTGGCGCCACCTTTCTGGTTATTGATACTTGTACGTTTATTGCCGGCCTTTTTACAACCCGTTTTCATCTCTACTGCCATCGCAGCGGCCCTTGTTGATGCAGATCAAAAGAAAGCACATCAACTGATGGGAATTGTATTGGGGGGGATTGCAATTGCGATGGTGACGACCGTACCTTTTGCCACTTATATGGCCAGTGTATTTAACTGGCAAGCCTCATTTGTCGTCCAGGCATTGGTTACCGGGCTTGCACTCCTCGCCATATTCAAAGGAATGCCCTCAATGCCGGTCAGAGAAAAGAAGTCGTACGGAATGCAATTGAAAATCCTGAAAAAGCCTGCTTTTCTGATCAGTGCAATGATGAATTCCCTGATGGTAGCTGCCTGGTTTTCTACCTACAGCTATTTTGCAGATTACCTTGGAAAGGTAAAGGGAATGGATACGGAAATGATTAGTTATATGCTGTTCTTATTTGGCATAACTGGTGTTTTCGCCAACTGGCTGGCGGGAAAGATGCTGAGTATCAGTATTCCCGGAACCACTGCTTTCTTTCTTACCGGAACGGTGCTTGTCCCTTTTATGCTGGAGTATTCCGGAGGGAGTGGCTGGAGTACGATTCTGGTGATTGCCATCTGGGGCTTTCTATATGCGCCAACCTTTCTCAATGCTTCCGCTTACCTGATTTCGGCGGCACCTCATGCACTGGAATTTGCCAATAGTTTGTCCACTTCTTTTGGGAACCTCGGCGTATCTGTCGGAACGATGTTAAGTGGCTGGGTAATTGCCGATATGGGGGTGAAACAGAGCCCATGGGTGGGGATGTGTTTTGGGCTGATGGCCTTATTAATGATTGCCTGGAGAACATTACTGGAGCGTAAATCCTAA
- a CDS encoding DUF4440 domain-containing protein, which produces MNSLNNTTFFKRQEEEAIRLSRMDSNMAISNQDVAGVAKYWMEDIVVISGEGGQYSGKAKLLKVWKEMFSKKSPSFERLPSSIIIGDSGILAWESGSWSYKTEAFRGNYSAMWRKINGVWLTQSELFVSLD; this is translated from the coding sequence ATGAATTCACTGAACAATACCACATTTTTTAAAAGACAAGAAGAAGAAGCAATCCGCCTGTCAAGGATGGATTCAAATATGGCGATCTCCAATCAGGATGTGGCCGGAGTGGCCAAATACTGGATGGAAGATATTGTCGTGATCTCCGGCGAAGGAGGTCAGTATTCCGGGAAAGCAAAGCTGCTGAAAGTATGGAAAGAGATGTTTTCGAAAAAATCACCTTCATTTGAGCGTTTACCTAGCTCCATCATCATTGGCGATAGTGGTATTCTGGCTTGGGAAAGTGGCAGCTGGAGTTATAAGACCGAGGCTTTCAGAGGAAATTACTCGGCCATGTGGCGAAAAATTAACGGCGTCTGGCTGACACAGTCGGAGTTGTTCGTTTCTTTAGATTAA
- a CDS encoding GNAT family N-acetyltransferase: MPITFRTIQARDNEQLAKIIRTSLEEFKVPKIGTAHSDPTTDDLFKLFQTAGSSYFVVEENGQLLGGSGIYPTEGLPEGCAELVKLYLSENARGKGIGKQLLEKCFESARQLGYNQLYLETLPQLAQAVGMYEKAGFKALDTALGNSGHFACNIWMLKTLD, from the coding sequence ATGCCGATTACTTTCAGAACCATCCAAGCCCGCGACAATGAGCAACTTGCCAAAATCATCCGTACTTCTTTAGAAGAATTTAAGGTTCCTAAAATAGGGACAGCACATTCTGATCCAACAACAGACGATTTATTTAAGCTATTCCAAACAGCAGGAAGTTCTTATTTTGTGGTCGAGGAAAACGGTCAGCTTCTTGGAGGGAGCGGCATATATCCTACTGAAGGATTGCCGGAAGGTTGCGCCGAGCTGGTAAAGCTGTACTTATCAGAAAATGCACGGGGGAAAGGAATAGGAAAACAGCTTTTAGAAAAGTGTTTTGAATCGGCCAGACAGCTGGGCTATAATCAACTGTATCTGGAAACATTGCCGCAGTTGGCACAAGCAGTAGGTATGTATGAAAAGGCCGGGTTCAAAGCATTGGATACTGCGCTGGGAAACTCCGGCCATTTTGCCTGTAATATCTGGATGCTTAAAACGCTGGATTAA
- a CDS encoding DinB family protein, which produces MKMNLQTLTKDLCAYNLWANNELVSRLTERKEGTAAVSPEQPHINQKLSKLLSAEAEWMGKIQCREDRSPEEKVFEGAIDALLKDLVIQSENLLDYVSELSEERLKEKVTFDIPGHGDFQMSRYEMIQHTVGEVTHHRGEIVIS; this is translated from the coding sequence ATGAAGATGAATTTGCAAACCCTGACAAAAGACTTATGCGCCTATAATTTATGGGCAAATAATGAGCTGGTAAGCCGGCTTACAGAAAGAAAAGAAGGAACTGCAGCTGTTTCTCCTGAACAACCCCATATCAACCAAAAACTATCGAAGCTCTTATCTGCGGAAGCAGAATGGATGGGAAAAATACAATGTCGGGAAGACCGTTCTCCCGAAGAAAAGGTATTTGAGGGTGCCATTGATGCCTTGCTGAAAGACCTGGTGATTCAATCTGAAAATCTCCTTGATTATGTCTCCGAATTGTCGGAAGAGCGCTTAAAAGAAAAGGTTACATTTGATATTCCCGGACATGGTGATTTTCAGATGTCGAGATATGAAATGATCCAGCATACGGTAGGTGAGGTTACCCATCACCGGGGTGAAATTGTGATCAGTTAA
- a CDS encoding putative glycolipid-binding domain-containing protein, with protein sequence MKKSITWKGLNKLQTTEHCELLLEEHRMIASAVVEGTADGREVNFSYRIHTDANWRTLSVSVLNRIEGDFKQLVYTSDGAGNWFDAEGLELSHFKGCIEIDIMLSPFTNSLPIKRLRMKLGESQRISVLYFDLLKFEVRRVEQIYTRLTDDRYKYENTENDFKALIKFDGSGLVSSYPGLFEMTALQ encoded by the coding sequence ATGAAGAAAAGCATTACCTGGAAAGGGTTAAACAAGCTCCAGACCACTGAACACTGTGAGTTGTTGCTGGAAGAGCATCGGATGATTGCATCTGCCGTAGTTGAAGGTACAGCAGATGGCAGGGAAGTGAATTTTTCTTACCGGATCCATACCGATGCCAATTGGCGCACTTTATCGGTATCTGTACTGAACAGGATCGAGGGAGATTTTAAGCAATTGGTCTATACGAGCGATGGTGCAGGGAACTGGTTCGATGCAGAGGGACTGGAACTTAGCCATTTTAAAGGCTGTATTGAAATTGACATCATGCTTAGTCCCTTTACCAACTCACTTCCAATAAAGCGGTTAAGGATGAAACTGGGCGAAAGCCAGCGCATCAGTGTACTGTATTTTGACCTGCTGAAATTTGAGGTAAGACGGGTAGAACAGATATATACCAGGTTAACGGACGACCGGTATAAATATGAAAATACGGAAAACGATTTTAAAGCATTGATAAAGTTTGATGGATCTGGCCTGGTCAGTTCCTATCCGGGACTGTTTGAAATGACTGCGCTTCAGTAA
- a CDS encoding (deoxy)nucleoside triphosphate pyrophosphohydrolase, giving the protein MIDVCCAIIVDGEGKVLVAQRSAGMLLPLKMEFPGGKIEPGESAEACLIREIREELNVDIQILSERPAHQHVYPEFAIRLIPFVCRIIAGNVLLKEHASYSWMETSALRGCDWAAADIPIVNDYLDSLAG; this is encoded by the coding sequence ATGATTGATGTTTGTTGTGCAATTATTGTTGATGGAGAAGGAAAGGTCCTGGTTGCTCAACGGAGTGCGGGGATGTTATTGCCCCTGAAGATGGAGTTCCCGGGTGGAAAGATCGAACCGGGAGAAAGTGCTGAAGCCTGTCTGATCAGGGAGATCAGGGAAGAACTGAATGTCGACATTCAGATCCTGTCCGAAAGGCCCGCACATCAGCATGTATATCCGGAATTTGCCATTCGGCTGATACCTTTTGTTTGCAGGATCATTGCCGGTAATGTATTATTGAAAGAGCATGCTTCCTATAGCTGGATGGAAACATCCGCCTTGCGGGGTTGTGATTGGGCAGCAGCGGATATTCCCATTGTTAACGATTATCTGGATTCTTTGGCAGGTTAA